A section of the Methanosarcina mazei S-6 genome encodes:
- a CDS encoding polyphosphate kinase 2 family protein, which translates to MAAKIEDVETRIEALMDVMRVPPGKKINLKKDYDPGFTGKWMTKAEAKETLARGIQMLAEMQDKLWAQNQYAVLMNLQALDAAGKDGTIKHVMSGVNPQGVDVHSFKGPSSEEMDHDYLWRNFKALPSRGRIGIFNRSYYEEVLVVRVHPEFLASQQLPPKLKDKRIWRRRFEEINNFEKYLVDNGIVVIKFFLYVSKEAQKERFLRRTQLPEKNWKFSAADIKERAHWDDYIAAYEDMFNHTSTEWAPWYIVPADHKWFTRLAVAAVLYYTMEKLNLAYPTVSEEQKQALIAAKEELEREDSGPKDKAVVKAEEEEDADPQDPASNGEVPKDESKKESKKKGSKNR; encoded by the coding sequence ATGGCAGCCAAAATTGAAGATGTGGAAACCAGAATTGAAGCATTGATGGACGTCATGAGAGTCCCTCCCGGCAAAAAGATCAACTTGAAGAAGGACTACGACCCCGGCTTCACCGGGAAATGGATGACGAAGGCAGAGGCAAAAGAAACCCTGGCAAGAGGCATCCAGATGCTTGCCGAGATGCAGGATAAGCTCTGGGCTCAGAACCAGTATGCCGTACTCATGAACCTTCAGGCACTCGATGCAGCCGGCAAGGACGGCACCATTAAGCACGTCATGTCAGGAGTCAACCCGCAGGGGGTCGATGTCCACAGTTTCAAGGGGCCTTCAAGTGAGGAAATGGACCACGATTATCTCTGGCGCAACTTCAAGGCCCTGCCTTCTCGCGGCCGCATCGGGATTTTCAACCGTTCCTACTATGAAGAAGTCCTGGTCGTAAGGGTGCACCCCGAATTCCTCGCCAGCCAGCAGCTCCCGCCCAAACTTAAGGACAAGCGTATCTGGAGGAGGCGCTTCGAGGAGATCAACAACTTCGAGAAGTATCTGGTTGACAACGGTATCGTTGTCATCAAGTTCTTTCTGTACGTGTCCAAAGAAGCCCAGAAGGAGCGTTTCCTGAGGCGGACCCAGTTGCCGGAGAAGAACTGGAAGTTCTCCGCAGCCGACATAAAAGAGCGGGCCCACTGGGACGATTATATCGCTGCCTACGAAGACATGTTCAACCATACAAGTACTGAGTGGGCGCCATGGTACATCGTGCCGGCCGATCACAAGTGGTTCACAAGGCTGGCCGTGGCTGCCGTACTTTACTACACGATGGAAAAACTTAACCTCGCCTATCCTACAGTCAGTGAGGAGCAGAAACAGGCTTTGATTGCGGCAAAGGAAGAGCTGGAGAGAGAGGACAGCGGTCCGAAGGATAAGGCCGTTGTAAAGGCCGAAGAGGAGGAAGATGCCGATCCACAAGACCCGGCTTCAAACGGTGAAGTCCCGAAGGACGAATCTAAGAAGGAAAGCAAGAAAAAGGGCAGCAAGAACAGGTAA
- a CDS encoding MFS transporter, translated as MPLIRLDVLRDRGVTSGVFTQTAQTLLFGGFLFSMALFFQVALGLNAIQTGFLYLPLSIPLLIASVAASRLSSRMAPKIIIQAGLLILIAGLFLSSATINIEVRGPGLMTGFALIGTGWGLIASQVMNLVLSQVLPERTSETAALMSASQNLGMSLRTALMGSIVIAGLVAGATALMDESTVIPEDLKPAVISSVEENAQFLSDEELQAVLQDAPPEVSQEILRINENVRIEGIKTSLWGLVIFAVVGLIVSIFLPPEILVSKKE; from the coding sequence ATGCCACTCATAAGGCTTGATGTGCTCAGGGACCGCGGGGTTACTTCAGGAGTTTTCACTCAGACGGCTCAGACTCTTCTTTTTGGAGGTTTCCTGTTCAGCATGGCTCTCTTCTTTCAGGTCGCCCTGGGACTCAACGCGATACAGACAGGTTTTCTTTACCTCCCCCTCTCCATACCTCTTTTAATTGCTTCGGTTGCAGCATCCCGGTTATCTTCCCGCATGGCCCCAAAGATCATTATTCAGGCTGGGCTACTCATACTTATTGCGGGGCTTTTCCTGTCTAGTGCAACCATCAATATAGAGGTCAGAGGGCCTGGCCTGATGACCGGGTTTGCCCTGATAGGTACAGGTTGGGGGCTTATAGCATCCCAGGTAATGAATCTCGTACTTTCGCAGGTACTTCCTGAAAGAACGAGCGAGACAGCTGCCCTTATGAGCGCTTCCCAGAACCTGGGAATGTCTCTCAGGACTGCATTGATGGGTTCCATCGTCATTGCAGGCCTGGTAGCAGGAGCCACCGCCCTCATGGATGAAAGTACTGTTATTCCAGAGGATCTCAAGCCCGCTGTGATATCCTCAGTAGAGGAGAATGCCCAGTTTTTGAGCGATGAAGAACTGCAGGCTGTCCTGCAAGATGCTCCTCCTGAAGTTTCACAGGAGATATTGAGGATCAACGAAAACGTCCGCATTGAGGGAATAAAAACCTCCCTCTGGGGGCTGGTGATTTTTGCGGTAGTGGGCTTAATAGTCTCGATCTTCCTGCCGCCTGAAATTTTAGTCTCTAAAAAAGAATGA